The genomic region CCATCCCATTGTATCCATCCCATTGTATCCATCCCATGGTGCCATCCCATTGTATCCATCCCATTGTATCCATCCTATGGTGTTCATCCCATCGTATATGTCCTATCACATCCGTCCTGTTGTGTCCATCGCGTTGTGTCCATCCCATGGTGTCCATCCCATCCTGTGCATCCTATTGTATCCATCCCTTTGTATCCATCCCATTGTATCCATCCCATTGTGTCCATCCCATTGTATCCATCTCATTGTATCCATTTCCTTGTACCCATTCCAGTTGTATCCATCCCATTGTATCCATCCCACTGTGTTCATGGCATTGTGTCCATCTCCTTGTACCCATTCCCGTTGTATCCATCCCACTGTGTCCATCCCACTGTGTCCATCCCATTGTatccatcccactgcatccacCCCATTGTGTCCCTCAccctgtgtccatccccatcccgtTGTGCCCATCCCCTTGCATCCATCACCATTCCCTCCTCTCTTGCAGGTTTCCTGGATGGGGATGCAGACAGCAAAGGtgagccccacatccctgaTCCCAAAGTCTGGATCCCCCCCATGCATTGGATGCcattggggtggggggggtgttccctgtatccctgcctccatcccaccccattcccgaTGCCTCTTCCCAGTGTTCCTTTTCCAAGTGCCTCCCATCGAAGAGACCTTCGATGATCCCAAACCTCCATTGAAGCCCTGGGATACCCGGAAGGTGGGTGAAGACCaggggggggatgtggggtgctCAGCCCCCATCCTGCCCTCACCTTCCTCCTCTCATCccagctctcctcctcctcggcCCGGCCGCGCTCCTGTGAGGTTCCCGGCATCCAGTGAGTGCTTTGGGAATGATGTGGGATCGGGAGCTCCGGGATCCCATTCCCACCACCTCTCCCTCACCAGCGTCTTCCCATCACCGGATCCGGCCGCATCCCTGCCCCTCATCCCGCCCCCCCTCGGCACGGGGGGGTCACTTCCCGACCTCAGCAGCCTGCACTTCCCATCTCCGCTGCCCACCCCCCTGGATCCCGAGGAGATCCCATTCCcgagcggcggcggcagcaccGGGAATCTCGCCACCACCATGACCCACTTGGGcatcagcagctccatggggcTGCCGCCCGCATACGACTCCCAAGGTATGGtaatgggatgcaatgggatgcaatgggatgcgctgggttagggttagggcacAAGGGGTTGGAGGTATCCTGGTGATCCCAGcttgggaatgctgctgctttgccaagctggagcatcccaagggatgggAGTGTGGATCCCAAGGGGTGTGTGCAAGTATCCCAGTGCTAATCCTGAGGGATGTGCAAGGATCCCAGTGCTGGTCACACTGGATATCTGTGTATCCCAACACTAATCCCGCAGGATGTCCATGTATCCCAGCACTAATCCTAAGGGATATCCATGTATCCCATCACTAATCCCACAGGATGCCCGTGTATCCCAGCACTAATCCCAAAGGATATCCATGTATCCCAGCCCTCATCTCACAGGATGTCTGTGTATCCCAGCACTAATCCCATAGGATATCCATGTATCCTATCACTAATGCCATAGGATGTCCATGTATCCCATCACTCATCCCATAGGATGTCTGTATCCCTCCATGTCTCCATCGtatcccccccacccccccctccctcgGGATAACCTTTGCTCTCTCTCCCCCAGGCCtgaccccagccctgcccccccccttgacccccccggccctgcccagccccgcccccccccccggctcctcCCCCCGGCGCcgaggcccccccccccaccctggGGCTGACCCCCGAGAGCCGACACCAGATCCCGCGGCAGCGCCAGGCACCGACCGGACAGGTACCGACCCCTGACCCCTgacccccctgcaccccccaacccctcctgaccccccctgacccccccccgcccccccccctgcccccccagGCTCCCCTGACCCCCCTgtacccccctccccccccattccctcctgccccccccgaCCCCTCCTGACCCCCCCCTGTACCCCCCATGCACACCCCCGAAACCCCTGACCCCTCCtgacccccccagacccccctgcaccccctctgcccccccaacccctccagCACCACCCTACACCCCCCCGACCCCTCCTGACCCCTCTtgacccccccagacccccctgcaccccctccccccccaaaccctcctgccccccccagcccctttctcctcttcctcctcctctgtgtCTTTGTCTCCATCCTCATCTCAATCACAACTtctgcatccctatggagccttCCTCTATCCCTATGGAGCCTTCCTCTATCCCTGTGGAGCCTCCTTTATCCCTATGGAGTCTTCctccatccctatggagcctTCCTCCATCCCTATGGAGTCTTcctccatccctatggatcctcctccatccctatggagcctTCCTTTATCCCTATGGAGCCTTCctccatccctatggagcctCCTTTATCCCTATGGAGTCTTCctccatccctatggagcctTCCTCCATCCCTATGGAGtcttcctccatccctgtgGAGCCTTCCTCTATCCTTATGGAGCCTTCCTTTATCCCTATGGAGCCTCCTTTATCCCTATGGAGTCTTCCTCTATCCCTATGGAGCTTTCCTTTATCCCTATGGAGCCTTCCTCTATCCCTATGAAAccttcctccatccctgtggagccttcctccatccctatggagcctTCCTTTATCCCTATGGAGCCTCCTTTATCCCTATGGAGTCTTCCTCTATCCCTATGGAGCTTTCCTTTATCCCTATGGAGCCTTCCTCTATCCCTATGGAGCCTTCCTTTATCCCTATGGAGCCTTCctccatccctatggagcctCCTTTATCCCTATGGAGTCTTCctccatccctatggagcctTCCTCCATCCCTATGGAGtcttcctccatccctgtgGAGCCTTCCTCTATCCTTATGGAGCCTTCCTTTATCCCTATGGAGCCTCCTTTATCCCTATGGAGTCTTCCTCTATCCCTATGGAGCTTTCCTTTATCCCTATGGAGCCTTCCTCTATCCCTATGAAGccttcctccatccctgtggagccttcctccatccctatggagcctCCTTTATCCCTATGGAGCCTCCTTTATCCCTATGGAGCCTTCctccatccctatggagcctTCCTTTATCCCTATGGAGCCTTCTTGTATCCCTATGGAGCTTTCCTCCATCTCTATGGAGCCTTCCTCTATCCCTATGGAGCCTCCTTTATCCCTATGGAGCCTTCCTCTATCCCTATGGAGCCTTCCTTTATCCCTATGGAGCCTTCTTTTACCCCTATGGAGCCTCCTTTACCCTATGGAGCCTTCctccatccctatggagcctTCCTTTATCCCTATGGAGCCTTCCTTTATCCCTATGGAGCCTCCTTTATCCCTATGGAGTCTTCCTCTATCCCTATGGAGCTTTCCTTTATCCCTATGGAGCCTTCCTTTATCCCTATGGAGTCTTCCTCTATCCCTATGGAGCCTTCctccatccctatggagcctTCCTCTATCCCTATGGAGCCTTCCTCTATCCCTATGGAGCCTTCCTTTATCCCTATGGAGCCTTCCTCTATCCCTATGGACCTCCCTCCATGGGTCAATGATGATCAAGGACCCACATCCTTCTTGGGATGCCCCCCCCATGATTCCCTATGGGAATCCCTCCCTATGCCTCCcaatggggagcaggggggtgGTGctctccccattgcccccccctcTATGGGGCAATGTGGGGGGGTCTCCCCTGACCCCCATGTCTCACTCTCTCCTAGGGGGTCCCATTGGACGGCACCGAGCAGCGCCTGCCCCCTTACCCCTACCCCCAGCCCggcctcctcctgccccacagagccccccctgccccacaagtgctgcccagctcagccccacagctgccccccCACTACCAGCCCATGGGGGACTTCGCCTTGAGCTCTGTGAGTCtatggggccgggggggggggggatgggatggatggacccaaccccccaccccccacttTGTATCCCAATGATCccacttttccttcccagtttGACCAGTTTGGGATGGGGGAAGGCTCTGGAACTGCTGCATTCCCAGAGGATTTGGGCTACCAGGAGAGTGAATTGGGCTAcgagcccccccccctcctgaGCCGAGCCCCCCCCCATAGCAACTGCAGCCGGCACGGGGGGGCCGtgcccagcatcctgctgccagGTGGGTGCATCCGGCGGCATTccctatgggataatgggatcctgacccccactgacccccattgaccccattcccgACGGGATAAAGGCATCctgacacccattgacccccattgaccccattcccgACGGGATAAAGGCATCctgacacccattgacccccattgaccccattccctatgggataatgggatcctgacccccactgacccccattgaccccattcccgATGGGATAACGGGATCctgacacccattgacccccattgaccccattcccagtGGGATAACAGGATCAtgacccccattaacccccattgaccccattcccagtGGGATAACGGGATcatgacccccattgacccccattgaccccattcccagtGGGATAACGGGATCCTGACCCCCCTGAGcaccattcccaatgggataaCAGGATCCTGACCCCCCCGAGcaccattcccaatgggataaTGGGACCCTGACCCCTTTCCCACTGTATCCATAGGGGATTCCGGGATCTCCAAGGAAGTGGCCTCGGCCTTGGCTGCTGTTCCCGGATTCGAGGTGGATCCATCGGGATTGGGATTGGAGGAGGAGCTGAGGATCGAGCCCCTGGGGCTGGAGGGACTGAGCATGCTCAGTGACCCCGGCTCCCTGCTGCCTGACCCCGCCGTCGAGGAGGCCTTCCGCACCGACCGCCTGCagtgagccccatagagcctatggggcagccatggggcaccAAACCCCATAGAGCCTATGGGGCGGCCGTGGGGCACCAAACCCCATAGAGCCTATGGGGCGGCCATGGGGCACCAAACCCCATAGAGCCTATGGGGCGGCCATGGGGCACCAAACCCCATAGAGCCTATGGGGTGGCCATGAGGCACCAAACCTCATAGACCCCATGCGGTGTTCTAGGGGCA from Melopsittacus undulatus isolate bMelUnd1 chromosome 20, bMelUnd1.mat.Z, whole genome shotgun sequence harbors:
- the CRTC2 gene encoding CREB-regulated transcription coactivator 2, with the translated sequence MAAAAGAGPGPGPGAGPMGGSGTGTGTGTGAGSGPGSGSGSNPRKFSEKIALQKQRQAEETAAFEEVMMELGSTRLQAQKLRLAHGRGPYYSGSLPNVNQLGSGIPDFQGPLHSPLDCSRSTRHHGLVERVQRDPRRMGSPLRRYVRQIDSSPYGPTYLSPPPEPAWRRTMPWANFPMEKGHLFRLPSALNRTNSDSALHTSALNPGPQEPFLGPSQGPPAPGRRGFLDGDADSKVFLFQVPPIEETFDDPKPPLKPWDTRKLSSSSARPRSCEVPGIHVFPSPDPAASLPLIPPPLGTGGSLPDLSSLHFPSPLPTPLDPEEIPFPSGGGSTGNLATTMTHLGISSSMGLPPAYDSQGLTPALPPPLTPPAPPPTLGLTPESRHQIPRQRQAPTGQGVPLDGTEQRLPPYPYPQPGLLLPHRAPPAPQVLPSSAPQLPPHYQPMGDFALSSFDQFGMGEGSGTAAFPEDLGYQESELGYEPPPLLSRAPPHSNCSRHGGAVPSILLPGDSGISKEVASALAAVPGFEVDPSGLGLEEELRIEPLGLEGLSMLSDPGSLLPDPAVEEAFRTDRLQ